From the Globicephala melas chromosome 8, mGloMel1.2, whole genome shotgun sequence genome, the window ctgagggttaGCTCCCCATCCTGAAAAACCTGTCTGGGGGCCTCCCCTGAGGCTGTAGGGTCCAAGGGGCAGGTTGGACAGGATTCCCCTCTAGCCCCTCCTACCCCCAGGACAAAATCAGAAACCCCGGGGGAGGGCCGCACTTTCCTTAGGAAGCCACAGCCTGCCAGCAcccaccccagctcccagctATGGCATCTCCGCTGCCTGTCCGGACCTTGTCCTTGATCCTGATTCTGCTGGCTGTCCTGGCCCCCAGGGCTGCAGGTTTCTACCATCTCTggccggggtggggaggggctcaggGGTCTGGAGAGGAGGGACTGTGCCTTCCAGGGCTCTCAAAGAGGGCTGGTCTGGCCAGTTGGGGTTGGGGGACTGGTGATGGCAGTGACCAGGCATCAGTCACTGGGGCCCAGGGCACACTCCTGGTCCCAGAtccaggaggcagggaggtggggggaagagtCCAAGGCTATGGATATGGGTGGGGTTGGGCTCTGCCCGCTCCTGGCACCCAGGGTCTAGCGGCTTGGCGGAGCACCTAGCTTCTGCAGCTCAAGCCTGCCACCTGGTGGTCGCACAGGCAAAAGACTCGTGTTCTGCAAACGCACTGCAGAATAGGACTCTTCATCCTTAGAGAGGAcctccaggggtggggggcagatcTATTGATGAGAGGGGGATTGATCCTCACCTGTATCCCCTCCTTGCCCCCCAGCCGACTTCAACATCTCAAGTCTCTCTGGTCTGCTGTCCCCAGCGCTGACGGAAAGCCTGCTAGTTGCCCTGCCCCCCTGTCACCTCACAGGGGGCAATGCCACACTGATGGTCCGGAGAGCCAATGACAGCAAAGGTCTGCTACCCACTCCCAGGCATACCCTAGTCCCCAGAGATCCCTTCCCAGGACACCCGGCATCCCTCCTCCCACTCATCCCTTCCTATTGACCCCCTTCTTGGGCCACCCATACTCTAAATACTGCCCTTCTCCTTGGGGTCTCCAGAAACTTGACCCTGCCTCACACCCCCAATTTCCTGCCCAGTGGTGAAATCTAGCTTCGTGATGCCTCCATGCCGCGGACGCAGGGAGCTGGTGAGCGTGGTGGACAGTGGGTCTGGCTTCACGGTCACCCGGCTCAGCGCGTACCAGATGACAAACCTAGTACCAGGAACCAAATACTAGTAAGTACCGGACCCTGGCCTGGGGCATCTGTGGGAGGGCCTACAGGAAGAGAAGCTGGGTCCTGACTTTGGTGTTGGTTGTGGGAGGTGGTCAGCATGGGGGAGAGTGAGGGCACAGCTAAAGGGGTCAAGAATGCACCTCTCCTGGGCACAACAGGAGGCATAGCTGTGAAGGGGGAGGCCT encodes:
- the UPK2 gene encoding uroplakin-2, with protein sequence MASPLPVRTLSLILILLAVLAPRAAADFNISSLSGLLSPALTESLLVALPPCHLTGGNATLMVRRANDSKVVKSSFVMPPCRGRRELVSVVDSGSGFTVTRLSAYQMTNLVPGTKYYISYLVTKGASTESSREVPMSTLPRRKAESIGLGMARTGGMVVITVLLSVAMFLLVLGFIIALALGAQK